TGGCCTGCTTCAGGTCAAGGCCCTGCGGCAGCGGCACCACCCACTCCGCCTTGACCCGCGCGTACTGGGCATAGCCGCCCCAATGGCGCTCGCCGATGCCCCATCCCGTCACGATCACCGGGTCGCCCGGCCGCACGTCGGGCGCGGTCGACTCCTCCACCACCCCGGCCAGATCGATTCCCGGCACCATCGGATACCGCCGTACAATCCGCCCGGGCACGTGAAGGGCCAGCCCGTCCTTGTAATTCACGCTGGAATACGCCACCTTGATCAAAACCTCTCCCTCCGGCAAGGCCGACCGCTCCACCTCCCGCAGCGCGCAGCGCACCTCGCCGCCTTCCTGTTCCAGCACCAGGGCCCGAAACGTCGCATTGGACATTCCTGCCGCACCTCCCGCTGAATCGATTCCCGAACAGGATTAGTATATCATTTTTCACAATGGCGCGAATGGCGCCAATCCTCGCGCATCGGTTGCGGCGCATAGGCAAGCGCTTCCGTTTCGCATACTAACGGTGCGCACATCCGATCGCCGCGAAAGGAGGAGCCGTTCGTGTACACGCCGCAATCCTTCATGGGCCCCACGTACCAACCCGCCTTCGGTGCGGGCACAGCCGCGCAGCCGCAAGCCGGCATGCGCTGGAGCGCGCCGCCCGAGGTGGTGACGACGAAGGACCTGGCCTACCTCAAGGACAGCCTGTCGTGGGAGCTCTTGGCGATGAAAAAATGCCACCACTTCGCCCAGGAGTGCAGCGATCCGCAGCTCCGCCAGGCCCTTGAAGAGGCCTGCCGGATGCATCAGCGGCACTACGAGATGCTGCTCGCCCACTTGCGGACCGATCGTCCCACTTCCCCCGCTCCGGGGCAGCCCGTCTAAGGAGGGACAACCATGCAACAACCGCCGACCAACCAGAAAATCGCCAATCCCAAGCCGCCCGGCGAGCCGCAGGTGAAGGGGCCGCAAATGAACGACCGCGACCGGGCCAACGACGTGCTGGCCACGGAAAAGTACCTGTGCCACAACTACACGATCATGGCCATCGAGGCCAGCCACCACCGCCTGCACCAGGACGTGCTGGCCATCCTGAACGAAACCCACCAATGCCAGCGGCGCCTGTTCAACCTCATGTTTGAAAAAGGATGGTACAAACTGGAGGCGGCCCCGGCCTACGAGGTGCAAAACGCCTACCAGCAATATGCCGGGTACCGCACGCAGTTTCCCCTGCTCGGCGCGGGAGGGGCAACGACCCAGCCGACAGCGCCGATGATGTGAGCCCAAAAAACGCCCTTGTCCGCATCAACAAGCGGAGGCAAGGGCGTTTTTTCGCGTCATTCCCGATCCCGCTCGGCCAAACGACGCGCGATGGGATCCAGAACAAAGCGGCATTCCGGCACACGGCCACCCCGCGCTCACGCATCGATCCCGTCGACCGGACGCCGTGCGGCCCCGCTGCGCCGCGCAATCCAGAGGATGGGGAGCATGCCCAGCAGGGTGAGCCCGCCGAACAGGACATAGGTGCCAAAGATGCTATAGCGGTCCATCACCAGGCCGCCCAGAAAGTTGCTGGCCACCGTTCCGAGCCCATGGCCGAATGCCGCGAAGATGCCCAGGGCCGTCGCCTGCAGATTCCGCGGCGCCAGTTCGCGAACGAGAGGCGGTGCGGCGGCCAGGTACAGGCCGACAGAAAAGCCTTGCAAAAGGAACAGCGCAAGCACGGCCCACAGCGGCGGCGCCGTGGCGTACCATAGCCACCGCCCCGCCGACACCGCGCTGGCCAGAAGAAGCGTTCCCGCCAGCCCCCAGCGCCGCACAAACCAATCGGCGGTGCGCAAAAAGATCACTTCGCTTCCGGCAAAGAGCAAAAAGGCCAGCCCGATGCTCGCTACCGACCCGCCCAAGGCTTGGAACAGCAGGCCGAAGTAAAGGTTGTTCCCGTTGATCGGTCCGAACACCAAAAAGGCGCTGAGCACA
The sequence above is drawn from the Calditerricola satsumensis genome and encodes:
- a CDS encoding ferritin-like domain-containing protein, with translation MRWSAPPEVVTTKDLAYLKDSLSWELLAMKKCHHFAQECSDPQLRQALEEACRMHQRHYEMLLAHLRTDRPTSPAPGQPV
- a CDS encoding spore coat protein — encoded protein: MQQPPTNQKIANPKPPGEPQVKGPQMNDRDRANDVLATEKYLCHNYTIMAIEASHHRLHQDVLAILNETHQCQRRLFNLMFEKGWYKLEAAPAYEVQNAYQQYAGYRTQFPLLGAGGATTQPTAPMM